In a genomic window of Balaenoptera ricei isolate mBalRic1 chromosome 3, mBalRic1.hap2, whole genome shotgun sequence:
- the CKMT2 gene encoding creatine kinase S-type, mitochondrial isoform X1 has product MASTFSKLLTGRNASLLFATLGTSALTTGYLLKRQNVCAEAWEQHRLFPPSADYPDLRKHNNCMAECLTPTIYAKLRNKVTPNGYTLDQCIQTGVDNPGHPFIKTVGMVAGDEESYEVFADLFDPVIKLRHNGYDPRVMKHPTDLDESKITQGQFDEHYVLSSRVRTGRSIRGLSLPPACTRAERREVENVAITALKGLKGDLAGRYYRLSEMTEQDQQRLIDDHFLFDKPVSPLLTCAGMARDWPDARGIWHNNDKTFLIWINEEDHTRVISMEKGGNMKRVFERFCRGLKEVERLIQERGWEFMWNEHLGYILTCPSNLGTGLRAGVHVRIPKLSKDSRFSKILENLRLQKRGTGGVDTEAVSDVYDISNIDRIGRSEVELVQLVIDGVNYLVDCEKKLERGQDIKVPPPLPQFSKK; this is encoded by the exons ATGGCCAGTACCTTCTCGAAGTTGCTAACTGGCCGCAATGCCTCTCTGTTATTTGCTACCTTGGGCACCAGTGCCCTGACTACTGGGTACCTGCTGAAACGGCAGAACGTGTgtgctgaggcctgggaacagcACAGGCTATTCCCTCCAAG CGCAGACTACCCTGATCTGCGCAAACACAACAACTGCATGGCCGAGTGCCTCACGCCGACCATCTACGCCAAGCTCCGCAACAAGGTGACGCCCAACGGCTACACCCTGGACCAGTGTATCCAGACTGGAGTGGATAACCCCGGCCACCCCTTCATAAAGACCGTGGGCATGGTGGCTGGTGACGAGGAGTCCTATGAG GTGTTTGCCGACCTTTTTGACCCTGTCATCAAGCTGAGGCACAATGGCTATGACCCCAGGGTAATGAAGCACCCCACGGATCTGGACGAATCCAAG ATCACACAGGGGCAGTTCGACGAGCACTACGTGCTGTCGTCTCGGGTGCGCACGGGCCGCAGCATCCGCGGGCTGAGCCTGCCGCCAGCCTGCACCCGGGCCGAGCGCAGGGAGGTGGAGAACGTGGCCATCACGGCCCTGAAGGGCCTCAAGGGGGACCTGGCCGGCCGCTACTACCGGCTGTCCGAGATGACGGAGCAGGACCAGCAGCGGCTCATCGAT GACCACTTCCTATTTGATAAGCCAGTATCCCCTTTACTAACTTGTGCTGGGATGGCCCGTGACTGGCCAGATGCCAGGGGAATCTG GCATAATAATGACAAGACATTTCTCATCTGGATTAATGAGGAAGACCACACCAGGGTAATCTCTATGGAGAAAGGAGGCAATATGAAGAGAGTATTTGAGCGATTCTGTCGTGGACTAAAAGAG GTAGAACGCCTAATCCAAGAACGAGGCTGGGAGTTCATGTGGAACGAGCACCTGGGATACATTCTGACCTGCCCTTCGAACCTCGGCACAGGATTACGGGCTGGTGTCCACGTTAGGATCCCAAAGCTCAGCAAG GATTCGCGATTTTCTAAGATCCTGGAGAACCTGAGACTCCAGAAGCGTGGCACAGGTGGCGTGGACACTGAAGCAGTGTCCGATGTGTATGACATTTCCAACATAGATCGAATTGGCCGATCAGAG GTTGAGCTTGTTCAGCTAGTCATCGATGGAGTCAATTACCTGGTGGATTGTGAAAAGAAGTTGGAGAGAGGCCAAGATATTAAGGTGCCACCTCCTCTACCTCAGTTTAGCAAGAAGTGA
- the CKMT2 gene encoding creatine kinase S-type, mitochondrial isoform X2, producing the protein MAECLTPTIYAKLRNKVTPNGYTLDQCIQTGVDNPGHPFIKTVGMVAGDEESYEVFADLFDPVIKLRHNGYDPRVMKHPTDLDESKITQGQFDEHYVLSSRVRTGRSIRGLSLPPACTRAERREVENVAITALKGLKGDLAGRYYRLSEMTEQDQQRLIDDHFLFDKPVSPLLTCAGMARDWPDARGIWHNNDKTFLIWINEEDHTRVISMEKGGNMKRVFERFCRGLKEVERLIQERGWEFMWNEHLGYILTCPSNLGTGLRAGVHVRIPKLSKDSRFSKILENLRLQKRGTGGVDTEAVSDVYDISNIDRIGRSEVELVQLVIDGVNYLVDCEKKLERGQDIKVPPPLPQFSKK; encoded by the exons ATGGCCGAGTGCCTCACGCCGACCATCTACGCCAAGCTCCGCAACAAGGTGACGCCCAACGGCTACACCCTGGACCAGTGTATCCAGACTGGAGTGGATAACCCCGGCCACCCCTTCATAAAGACCGTGGGCATGGTGGCTGGTGACGAGGAGTCCTATGAG GTGTTTGCCGACCTTTTTGACCCTGTCATCAAGCTGAGGCACAATGGCTATGACCCCAGGGTAATGAAGCACCCCACGGATCTGGACGAATCCAAG ATCACACAGGGGCAGTTCGACGAGCACTACGTGCTGTCGTCTCGGGTGCGCACGGGCCGCAGCATCCGCGGGCTGAGCCTGCCGCCAGCCTGCACCCGGGCCGAGCGCAGGGAGGTGGAGAACGTGGCCATCACGGCCCTGAAGGGCCTCAAGGGGGACCTGGCCGGCCGCTACTACCGGCTGTCCGAGATGACGGAGCAGGACCAGCAGCGGCTCATCGAT GACCACTTCCTATTTGATAAGCCAGTATCCCCTTTACTAACTTGTGCTGGGATGGCCCGTGACTGGCCAGATGCCAGGGGAATCTG GCATAATAATGACAAGACATTTCTCATCTGGATTAATGAGGAAGACCACACCAGGGTAATCTCTATGGAGAAAGGAGGCAATATGAAGAGAGTATTTGAGCGATTCTGTCGTGGACTAAAAGAG GTAGAACGCCTAATCCAAGAACGAGGCTGGGAGTTCATGTGGAACGAGCACCTGGGATACATTCTGACCTGCCCTTCGAACCTCGGCACAGGATTACGGGCTGGTGTCCACGTTAGGATCCCAAAGCTCAGCAAG GATTCGCGATTTTCTAAGATCCTGGAGAACCTGAGACTCCAGAAGCGTGGCACAGGTGGCGTGGACACTGAAGCAGTGTCCGATGTGTATGACATTTCCAACATAGATCGAATTGGCCGATCAGAG GTTGAGCTTGTTCAGCTAGTCATCGATGGAGTCAATTACCTGGTGGATTGTGAAAAGAAGTTGGAGAGAGGCCAAGATATTAAGGTGCCACCTCCTCTACCTCAGTTTAGCAAGAAGTGA